The Pieris napi chromosome 4, ilPieNapi1.2, whole genome shotgun sequence DNA segment GAATTCATAACTCCAGTACGGACTGAACACAACATTTGCTTGGGACACTTGTTCATAGTTTGTTGGTTGTGCTTCAACCCGTTTCTTCGCCTCCTCTTCGGAcaaattatttctttcttGAAGTCTACGAATCGCCTGAAAttgacgttttttttaaactatagaatagaaaatgaaataaacaatttttgtcaagactaataataatgattcagTACCGCTACAATCCTTTTTGGGCATtcgtttctttaataatttatttattttttatgttacaggaggtagacgggcaggaggcccacctgatgttaagtgataccgccgcccatggacactcgcactgccagaaggctcgctagcgcgctgccggccttttgagaattggtacgctcttttgttgaaggaccctaactcctaagtcgaattggttcggaaatactttagtgggcagctggttccacatagtggtggtgcgcatttaccatggagtgttcagaggagttgttcggaaatacctgcagctgagtttcatcatcggacgtcaaggcaaaatacaaaataccaccAATACGACAGTTTTTGCCGCTCCCCACcatatggaaccagctacccactgaagtatttccgaaccaattagaCAAAGGGTCTCCATATGAGCGTggcaattcttaaaaggccgacaacgcacttccgagccttctggcagagtgagtgtccatgagcggttTCACTTATCAACAggtgagtctcctgcccgGTTGCCCCCAAAAAAAATCCCAACGAACTATGTGAGTTATGGAATGGGGTATATCTGCATTACACATTTGATGGACATACAAACAAACTACTGAGCCATAACTCTATATACCTCTTTCGGTGGTACAATAACGGCCCATAGTTGATGGCAGTACCGGAACCATTTCGCTTGTATCATAACTGCAGCTTCCATAACAACTACTTTATGTCCCTGCTCTCCTAGTACTTTGATTCTGTTTTGAGCCTCCTCAATAATAAACGGCCATACTGTTTGGTTTAATTTCTTTAGTTTTTCCTGgaatatattcaaattttaacacaagttgaaataataataataataaaaactttatttatgacaaaagggttgtgacagaattcatatatcgctagtccccacactagggaggCCTTTTGTTGTGAGTaactagaaaacaattattacatggtacatgtttaaaacagttaaaaaaaaaaataaccataaatttagtgttacaaataaagaatgagtgaatgagtgagtgtgtgaatgagtgagtgtgtgaatgggtgtgtatgtatttgagagtgtaCCTGAAAGTTGTTATGATCATGCCCTGTGTCTGTGTTAGTTTATGAAAACTCAAAGTCATACCAAGATATGTAGTAATGCCTCTTTAGATTCGAAATCCAATTTGGCTAGTGTAGTTTCTATGTGACTTACTAGTTTATATCTGGATAGTTTAACGATCTCAGAATCCATAGATTTggaaattttgttataaaggAAGGGGCCCCTAAATGCGTGTAGAAAATAAGAATGTAATCTTACCGTATCACTAAAAACAATCTCCCCCAACTTCTTCCTATCTATCTCGCCTGTCGCTGTTATAATATCATTACCGAAAGTTTCGGCAAGTGTTCTATTTAGTGGCAACCCCGGCTTGTATAAATCATGTGCTATTAAATCACAGTTTACAATGGCGGCACCTTTTAacctgaaaaattaaaaaatacgtactaacaaattataaagCAAAATTTAATCTATTATCATCGATCTTAAATCCTGAATAAAAGACAAATTTAATTTGGTCgcattatattacaataaaattgtctGTGCAAAATAGAGTAAATTGTCATAAACTTACTTAAGCTTTTCTGTAATATTACTTTTTCCACTCGCAATACCTCCTGCCAATCCAATCACATACGGAGTAACTGGGATATTTGAATTAggctaaaaataatttaacaaaacatataatatatttgttagtcatatatatgtattattccACGTTTATTGAGtttggctaatgaaagaagattacgaaaaagcgcggcaaataaaaaaaaaatagtgtggtatccctaaaagtttgatatattttgtggattaaacttacttgatactcgttttcttttattattttttacattgatagtaactgtatttctatgaagttaaatactatacgtatttagtcttttactattgatacttaaaatgactagcattgcaaggaaaacaaactatatttattatgaaacttTATTCAGAATAATCAAATCTGAAAGAAAcgaaagaaacgaaatattctatcaaataaaacaaagttgaggctattatacctgttaacttttcgaaaaaaatatataatagaaaaatgagtaattgcatgaagtatcaagacaataaatcacactaacctaagaaattcaatgacattctgtgttgccatccgaaagttttcaaataattcaattatcttctttcattagccagactctatgAAGCACGGACAAGTATCTGGTCACCCACAACACAGGATTGTCCCAAGTATGGGGACCAGCGTCTGATTAGGTACCAtataattttgacaattttaaatgaatgaaaaaaaaaattggttgtttgtaaagtaggtttacgatcgagatgtttacgtgataacgtcttattggtgatataagtttttgggaagtaaggaattaataaagataacaattttttcaaattttaaattacatctatcgttttattcacacttttgatgataaatttcgggtgtaaaatgacaagtttacttattcgactatgatatacatttttcttcatacattcacggaatgactggcagcgctcgagatgagacgggagatcggtccgtctctctctcgttatacctgcgatcgcgctcgtgaggttttggtgtgacacaagtttctgaacatgtcacccgactaaaacgattttaaagacgttatcacgtcaaaaagattcaaatagaaataaaaattacgtttACGGCTATTAAACTCCCTTAATTACCTTTGGAGGTTTCAGCATTGTACCCAATAGTCGCATTCTTTGATTGCTGGAACTTAATTTGGCATCTTCCTCTGACGAATGCTGGTCATCATGTGCCAATTCAATCACATGCATGTCTAGCTCTCTAATGCCATTCTCTTTTCTCTtctcattaattttaacaCCACCCCTGTATGTTTCTTCACTAAGTACAATCATCtacaatagaaaatatacctatatacaGCGATTGCCAAAGATCAAGACCCATATGTCAACATCCAATACACAGTacagagtttattgccagttcttttcttccgttctacgcccttgatttgagaactggcagtaaatgtaatattagaagcaattcatatataaatatataatttttttgacgttcataagtgtacattgtgttacacATAGAAACAAAATTCCATTGGTACAACGCCATGATTCGAACGCTGAGGGTCGCTTAAGCCACAAGGACCACACTGTTTTAAagtgataaatttatttaaaaaaatagtcttACTTCAAATCTAGGATCATCCTTTGTTGGTCCATACATGTCCTGTATAGCTAGGACATTGTATTCCAAATCTGGATTTATATCAGTGAGGAAATCCTTTACAGCCTTGATTCTTACTTCAACTGGCTGTATTAGTTCCCATAATATCTTTGctgaaatataattgttttttaaccAACTAAAATTGCAGACTTCTCCATGGCTATAAGTATGTAAGAAATCCCAATTGGCAGATTATTAACGTTCTCTAAGTATCTTTGCACATAATCCACATGGAAAACTAATGGggaataatactaataattctctGTGATCATATAATAGTTTATGATCTACTTATCTGTCTATATAGATTAATGTGTAAAGAAAACAGAATTCGATAgtggcaacttcattctgttaattttgtgtcacggtgcgcgcgcatcgtaaaatttcactctcataaatttttcataaagtgtctaaagaagtataacttcaaaaaaaagaaaaagagtcCTAGTAAATTGGATTGGGGGCTTTGTCTAAGGGtcttatactttatatttggCATCCATATACATACATGTAAGGTATGTACGTAGTtagtatttctatttatattatttatatatagcctTACATTGAATCATATTAACATCCGTGACACCAACTGTGACATGTTTTGTTGCCCTCAAGGCAGCTTGTGTTAGAAGTATCTTATGGCCATTGTGAAGACGATCAAATGTACCACCAAGAGCTACATATTCATAAGTCTTCACTGGCTCACCTTTCATACTTTCAATTTCATTTTCAGtctctaaaattaaattatatttttgttaatacagTATAGAATCACAAAGCCATAGCATGCACTAGTAAATTTTTAGGCTATAGAACTTCTGTGAAGATAATGCCTAAAAAGAAATATCAGTGTAATAAAGAAATGTCCCAGGAATTTCACACactatatttgtaatttttgctGTTTAATGTttggttaatttatttaatttttgtaagaacaatttctttattgaGTAGCTCAAACTCATAGTTTGCACATtgcaaatttataattttttttccattacATCATTGATAGGTTGTAGGTTAAGTATTAATATGTAggtgttctttttttaaataacatatgtaGTAAATAATTGCATAGGCTATAATGTTActgttaataaatagatatattacATTTACCAATAGTTAGCAGTTGGCATCCAGGTCTTATATTTGACACAAGTTCTTTAAGATTTTGATTTTCTATTCTACTATCAGTCAATATCATATCAATAGGATGATTTGTTTGGAGTTTTTTAAAACCCTCCAAAggttttaatatcaatcttatATCTAGGTTTGCATTTTGTGTCGCAGTCTGAAAATGGAATTTTATAGAATAAGAtagattaaaacaatttttaatatttctgtaaaagatagaacaaatgataatttgaaatcaatatacatttatatttgttacagaagtatatagtattaaattttcttaaataaattaactcaATTAACCAACAAACAAACTTTGCTATAAATGCTTAGTGTTTGTTAGTTAgttataatgatatatttccttatgtatatgataattcagtattttatttattttttatttgcagaataataatatcatgAGTACtacataaaatcataaatacctttgaatatatatcaataatttgcTTGTTAATTactgataaattattatgtacccCAATATATTTgatgtaaagtatattttttacaagtcTTGATGATTTCAAACatagtttcaaagattttgcAGTGTTTGAGACAAATAATAGAGCATTTGAAGCCATTAGATCTAAAAAAAAGAGTTAAGATATACCAAAAtttcaacaataattatttatcaatagtTATAACCTACCTgtatttgaattcatttttgtaaaatagtaGGATAATGAAATAGATAGTAACACTACCGCTATGGCAAAGCTAAGTAAACTGTTACACATATTTATACATAGTTTATCATTATGGTAACCAAAACTGACTCAAACTAGTAATCTTATGTGCATTTGAATTGCAAAATGTACTCACTTCGTTCCTTGAAACTCACTTTGTACTTTGAAcagattaaatataaaatgagaaacaaaaatcACTTGGATGTGTACTGATAACGTTTTTAAGTATTGTACGGCTATCAACTTTATACtcgttattttattacttttaaatgatAGTTCGTGATtggtaacattttttttatcaattaagaCCTTCCACGTACTATTTACTCTTTCCAGTTTCCAGGacctaattatattatttttaatatattggcCATTCGTTGTTCAAATGCTTAATAAAGTCTTATCTAGACAATAaacgttataaattataatataaacaccTAGTATGGCTGCAAGCTTTTACGTGTCTAAAccctttaattaataacaatattgtaGTCGATTATTTGGTATTATCAAATTCATTtgagtttttattacttaatttactgtatattaataaaataaaaaatagtttttagtcTCATCTCATCACAGATTACTACAAAACTCAATCAGCAGAATTCAGGAATGAGGAATGTCAAAACTCAaaagacaaatattttatataatactgtatcattttttaatttgtgtatTAACGCACATATCGTGACCCACAGGCGAAATACATgttatttagaattatttaacAAGAAAAGGTACAACAATTATCATCAATTATAATATCttaagtttttcaatttttattgcaaGGTTATAGTCATCCGCGATTATTTGTCATAATCCACTGCTTGCATCTAAAAGCCATAGCAAAatcaagtaaattaaaaaaaatgattatatttcatattattagtatttgtagatattatacattttagtatagtatttCAAAACCTTCCTCCAATCAtgaatttgttgtttttaattatctgtTGATAATTATCTGTTGtagataatataatgaaaacattttCAACTAGCAACACTGAGTTTAAGAGAAGTGGAACAAAATTTTACTTCGATtgtttgcaaataaataattttcttgctttataaataatttccaaACGGAAAATTGTAAAGGTTAACTATCATTATTAcatcctttttttaaatttaatgggAAACCTGCATACTAAAACAGAGGAAAGAAACAAGCTATCTATTCACACATCCCGCGACGGCCAAGCATTTACAAGTCAGGTAATCTGCGATCAAATCGAAAACTTGCTAATGTCATTCACAGCTGAACATTCAACATACGTAATCTACAAAATGCTTTGTTGTTGATGACTATGTGATTGCTTACttgcaaaaaattaacaacaaaCGTTTGGGTCGATACTGACGTTTGCGTGTTGATTGTTTTGGAAAGTGTTTgcagtttgtttgtttgtgttTAGTTCAGCTTGTCGCATTTTGTGGGCAACCTCAGTGGACGCTCCTACCTAAGCGTAACCAGCAACCATTCGGCGTACAGTACTTCTCGGCCTTGGTCACGAGTATCTAGACGAAGGTTAGTGTTGTGTATCATTAATATTCTATTGCAAGGGCACATTATTACATATGTACGTTGAGCATGGCATTTTCGTATTATTATTTCGTCATATATTATTGAATTCATTAGCATAGccgttatttaaattaaataatgaagttCACTTTTTATAACTGATTTTTTCACTCAAGAGACACTtgaaagtaaatttatttttatatcttttatgtATTGGCTACTATGCATGTTTTTGAGTATGCAATTACCATAGTGAAATTATCTAAATAGCGGAGGTAGAAACGAAATTGAAGATAAAAGGAgagaattaatttttcaattaaataaac contains these protein-coding regions:
- the LOC125048790 gene encoding bifunctional coenzyme A synthase isoform X2; protein product: MASNALLFVSNTAKSLKLCLKSSRLVKNILYIKYIGVHNNLSVINKQIIDIYSKTATQNANLDIRLILKPLEGFKKLQTNHPIDMILTDSRIENQNLKELVSNIRPGCQLLTIETENEIESMKGEPVKTYEYVALGGTFDRLHNGHKILLTQAALRATKHVTVGVTDVNMIQSKILWELIQPVEVRIKAVKDFLTDINPDLEYNVLAIQDMYGPTKDDPRFEMIVLSEETYRGGVKINEKRKENGIRELDMHVIELAHDDQHSSEEDAKLSSSNQRMRLLGTMLKPPKPNSNIPVTPYVIGLAGGIASGKSNITEKLKLKGAAIVNCDLIAHDLYKPGLPLNRTLAETFGNDIITATGEIDRKKLGEIVFSDTEKLKKLNQTVWPFIIEEAQNRIKVLGEQGHKVVVMEAAVMIQAKWFRYCHQLWAVIVPPKEAIRRLQERNNLSEEEAKKRVEAQPTNYEQVSQANVVFSPYWSYEFTQQQIDKAWDELQKYL
- the LOC125048790 gene encoding bifunctional coenzyme A synthase isoform X1; amino-acid sequence: MCNSLLSFAIAVVLLSISLSYYFTKMNSNTDLMASNALLFVSNTAKSLKLCLKSSRLVKNILYIKYIGVHNNLSVINKQIIDIYSKTATQNANLDIRLILKPLEGFKKLQTNHPIDMILTDSRIENQNLKELVSNIRPGCQLLTIETENEIESMKGEPVKTYEYVALGGTFDRLHNGHKILLTQAALRATKHVTVGVTDVNMIQSKILWELIQPVEVRIKAVKDFLTDINPDLEYNVLAIQDMYGPTKDDPRFEMIVLSEETYRGGVKINEKRKENGIRELDMHVIELAHDDQHSSEEDAKLSSSNQRMRLLGTMLKPPKPNSNIPVTPYVIGLAGGIASGKSNITEKLKLKGAAIVNCDLIAHDLYKPGLPLNRTLAETFGNDIITATGEIDRKKLGEIVFSDTEKLKKLNQTVWPFIIEEAQNRIKVLGEQGHKVVVMEAAVMIQAKWFRYCHQLWAVIVPPKEAIRRLQERNNLSEEEAKKRVEAQPTNYEQVSQANVVFSPYWSYEFTQQQIDKAWDELQKYL